A single genomic interval of Helianthus annuus cultivar XRQ/B chromosome 13, HanXRQr2.0-SUNRISE, whole genome shotgun sequence harbors:
- the LOC110901239 gene encoding replication factor A protein 1-like, which yields MSSSVSVNTSGIGVGNQLDLADLREGSTGPITVMVCRKWDVISVNGRFMSTDYVVRRCHCTARNNIAHYFFDKLKEGGVYLLKGFVVQRTDQYRILKDNPFVIGLNGSTVVKKFDDAGSSFTRYPFLLTAFEELGPTEGKYFVDVIGYVTEVGPQSVKSSGARAVEFNLTNERNRRVRVTLWGDLGDVMLKKKDENPAVYCLILTSMSAKFYLGVLGLSSSSSTILIDSSEVPALQTFKSSVSCVPIGDASDPVTEEVVSVGTLQELVDRVRADKFKKKAILFRNVVEITSIRTKNSWYLFTCSGSQCRRGLTREGGYFICKACKSKVDYPRTRFRIQADVTDGTMSTVVTLFDEVVEQLVKRTAKSLVEEQLNIVGLGLDDTDGNVKCVTSDLGAIPSDSPKRGSSLPPPTPGTGRKLRKLYLEESDDDDEGVSVDRVHVTGLVDNSGDAKKGSH from the exons ATGTCTAGCTCTGTTAGTGTTAATACATCAGGAATTGGTGTTGGCAACCAATTGGACCTTGCTGACCTCCGTGAAGGGAGTACCGGCCCCATCACGGTGATGGTTTGCAGAAAGTGGGACGTCATAAGTGTCAATGGCCGCTTCATGAGCACTGATTATGTCGTCA GGAGGTGTCATTGTACCGCCCGGAATAACATTGCACATTACTTCTTTGACAAGCTAAAAGAGGGTGGGGTATATTTACTCAAGGGTTTTGTAGTCCAACGCACCGATCAATACCGGATTCTGAAAGACAACCCCTTTGTTATCGGGTTAAATGGCTCCACGGTAGTTAAGAAGTTTGACGATGCCGGTAGTTCATTTACGCGGTACCCGTTCTTACTTACGGCGTTTGAGGAGCTCGGACCAACAGAGGGCAAGTACTTTGTAG ATGTTATCGGATATGTTACTGAGGTGGGGCCGCAGTCTGTGAAATCATCGGGTGCTCGCGCGGTTGAGTTCAATCTAACCAACGAACG CAATCGCCGGGTTAGAGTGACGCTGTGGGGTGATCTCGGTGATGTTATGCTTAAGAAGAAGGACGAAAACCCGGCTGTCTACTGTCTAATCCTGACTTCCATGAGCGCAAAGTTTTACCTGG GTGTCCTTGGTTTGTCCAGTTCATCGTCAACTATTCTCATTGATTCCTCCGAGGTTCCCGCACTGCAGACTTTTAAGTCGTCTGTCAG CTGTGTTCCTATTGGAGATGCTAGCGATCCAGTCACCGAGGAAGTTGTAAGTGTTGGTACTCTACAAGAGCTTGTGGACAGAGTTCGTGCTGACAAATTCAAAAAAAAG GCCATCCTTTTCCGGAACGTTGTAGAGATTACGTCTATTAGAACCAAGAACAGCTGGTATCTTTTCACGTGTTCCGGGAGCCAATGTCGTAGGGGACTAACAAGAGAGGGTGGTTACTTCATTTGCAAGGCGTGCAAATCGAAGGTTGACTATCCAAGGACGAG GTTTCGGATTCAAGCGGATGTAACTGATGGAACGATGAGCACCGTTGTCACCCTCTTTGATGAAGTTGTTGAGCAGTTGGTCAAGAGGACCGCAAAATCCTTAGTAGAGGAGCAGCTAAAT ATTGTCGGCCTTGGTTTGGATGATACAGATGGGAACGTTAAGTGTGTCACGTCGGATTTGGGTGCCATACCATCTGACTCCCCAAAGCGTGGTTCGAGCCTCCCGCCTCCGACACCCGGAACTGGCCGCAAACTTAGAAAACT